One Roseomonas sp. OT10 DNA window includes the following coding sequences:
- the groL gene encoding chaperonin GroEL (60 kDa chaperone family; promotes refolding of misfolded polypeptides especially under stressful conditions; forms two stacked rings of heptamers to form a barrel-shaped 14mer; ends can be capped by GroES; misfolded proteins enter the barrel where they are refolded when GroES binds), with the protein MAAKDVKFGAGARERMLRGVDILADAVKVTLGPKGRNVVIDKSFGAPRITKDGVTVAKEIELADKFENMGAQMVREVASKTNDIAGDGTTTATVLAQAIIREGAKSVAAGLNPMDLKRGIDKAVAVVIEDLKSNTKKISTSAEVAQVGTLSANGESEIGEMIAQAMEKVGNEGVITVEEAKGIQTELDVVEGMQFDRGYVSPYFITNAEKMIAELDNPYILINEKKLSTLQPLLPLLEAVVQSGRPLLIVAEDVEGEALATLVVNKLRGGLKIAAVKAPGFGDRRKAMLEDIAILTGGQVISEDLGIKLENVTLDMLGKAKTVRIEKENTTIVDGAGSKDDILGRVEQIKAQIEETTSDYDREKLQERLAKLAGGVAVIRVGGSTEVEVKERKDRVDDALHATRAAVEEGIVPGGGVALARASLKLTNVATDNDDQRVGVEIVRRAIQVPLRQIAENAGQDGAVVAGDTLRNDTYDYGYDAQTGEFKALIAAGIVDPTKVVRTALQDAASVAALLITTEAMIADKPEKKAPAGGPPGGGMGDMDF; encoded by the coding sequence ATGGCTGCGAAGGACGTCAAGTTCGGCGCCGGCGCGCGCGAGCGCATGCTGCGCGGCGTCGACATTCTCGCCGATGCGGTGAAGGTCACGCTGGGCCCCAAGGGCCGCAACGTCGTGATCGACAAGAGCTTCGGCGCGCCGCGGATCACCAAGGACGGCGTGACCGTCGCCAAGGAGATCGAGCTGGCCGACAAGTTCGAGAACATGGGCGCCCAGATGGTGCGCGAAGTGGCCTCGAAGACCAACGACATCGCCGGTGACGGCACCACCACCGCGACCGTGCTGGCCCAGGCCATCATCCGCGAGGGCGCGAAGTCCGTGGCCGCCGGCCTCAACCCGATGGACCTCAAGCGCGGCATCGACAAGGCCGTCGCCGTGGTCATCGAGGACCTGAAGTCCAACACCAAGAAGATCTCCACCTCCGCCGAGGTCGCCCAGGTCGGCACGCTGTCCGCCAACGGCGAGTCCGAGATCGGCGAGATGATCGCCCAGGCGATGGAGAAGGTCGGCAACGAGGGCGTCATCACGGTCGAGGAGGCCAAGGGCATCCAGACCGAGCTCGACGTCGTCGAGGGCATGCAGTTCGACCGCGGCTACGTCTCCCCGTACTTCATCACGAATGCGGAGAAGATGATCGCCGAGCTCGACAACCCCTACATCCTCATCAACGAGAAGAAGCTCTCCACGCTGCAGCCGCTGCTGCCGCTGCTGGAGGCGGTGGTCCAGTCCGGCCGCCCGCTGCTGATCGTGGCCGAGGACGTCGAGGGCGAGGCCCTGGCCACCCTGGTCGTCAACAAGCTGCGTGGCGGCCTGAAGATCGCCGCCGTGAAGGCCCCGGGCTTCGGTGACCGCCGCAAGGCGATGCTCGAGGACATCGCGATCCTGACCGGCGGTCAGGTCATCAGCGAGGATCTCGGCATCAAGCTCGAGAACGTGACGCTCGACATGCTCGGTAAGGCCAAGACGGTCCGGATCGAGAAGGAGAACACCACGATCGTCGACGGCGCCGGCTCCAAGGACGACATCCTGGGCCGCGTGGAGCAGATCAAGGCGCAGATCGAGGAGACCACCTCGGACTACGACCGCGAGAAGCTGCAGGAGCGCCTGGCGAAGCTGGCCGGTGGCGTCGCCGTCATCCGCGTCGGCGGCTCGACCGAGGTCGAGGTGAAGGAGCGCAAGGACCGCGTCGACGACGCGCTGCACGCGACCCGCGCGGCCGTCGAGGAGGGCATCGTCCCCGGTGGCGGCGTGGCCCTGGCCCGCGCGTCCCTGAAGCTGACCAACGTCGCGACCGACAACGACGACCAGCGCGTCGGCGTCGAGATCGTGCGCCGCGCGATCCAGGTGCCGCTGCGCCAGATCGCCGAGAACGCCGGCCAGGACGGCGCGGTGGTCGCGGGCGACACGCTGCGCAACGACACCTACGACTACGGCTACGACGCGCAGACCGGCGAGTTCAAGGCGCTGATCGCCGCCGGCATCGTGGACCCGACCAAGGTCGTTCGCACCGCCCTGCAGGACGCCGCTTCCGTGGCCGCCCTGCTGATCACCACCGAGGCGATGATCGCCGACAAGCCCGAGAAGAAGGCCCCCGCGGGCGGTCCTCCGGGCGGCGGCATGGGTGACATGGACTTCTGA
- a CDS encoding AEC family transporter, which translates to MLSVFQIILPVFAIILLGYGARRTGRISPDGVRGINDFVFLLALPALLFEGAATNVSSAATLGVAVAYFAAILPAYAVALLLARRLRRLRLADAGLFALDATYSNLAMVGIPIILAAYGPDGLRSLLTILAFHSLIMLPVATLVAEMGVTERVRPWPILRSTTLAMVTNPIILAVVAGTIWAQLLPPPPEFLTRLLHMLGAAGPPAALFCLGASLTGFDVRRDWPDALLGTVLKLLALPVAVWLSARFFGLDALGTAVAVTAAGMPTGANAFILARRYATGMGRSGATMLLASGLSVLTVSGLLLIFQR; encoded by the coding sequence ATGCTTTCCGTCTTTCAGATCATCCTGCCGGTCTTCGCCATCATCCTGCTGGGCTACGGCGCCCGGCGGACCGGCCGCATCAGCCCGGATGGCGTGCGCGGCATCAACGACTTCGTGTTCCTGCTGGCCCTGCCAGCCCTGCTGTTCGAGGGGGCGGCGACGAACGTCTCCAGCGCGGCGACGCTGGGCGTGGCGGTGGCCTATTTCGCCGCCATCCTGCCCGCCTATGCCGTCGCCCTGCTGCTGGCGCGGCGGCTGCGCCGGCTGCGGCTGGCGGATGCGGGGCTCTTCGCGCTGGATGCCACCTACAGCAATCTCGCCATGGTCGGCATCCCGATCATCCTCGCCGCCTACGGGCCGGACGGGCTGCGCAGCCTGCTGACCATCCTGGCCTTCCACTCCCTGATCATGCTGCCGGTGGCGACCCTGGTGGCGGAGATGGGGGTCACCGAACGCGTCCGCCCCTGGCCGATCCTCCGCTCCACGACCCTTGCCATGGTGACGAACCCGATCATCCTGGCGGTGGTCGCGGGGACGATCTGGGCGCAACTGCTGCCGCCTCCGCCCGAATTCCTCACCCGGTTGCTGCACATGCTGGGCGCCGCGGGTCCCCCGGCGGCACTGTTCTGCCTGGGGGCGAGCCTGACCGGCTTCGACGTGCGCCGCGACTGGCCGGACGCCCTGCTCGGCACGGTGCTGAAGCTGTTGGCCCTGCCGGTCGCGGTCTGGCTCAGCGCCCGCTTCTTCGGGCTCGACGCGCTGGGCACGGCGGTGGCGGTGACGGCGGCGGGCATGCCCACCGGTGCCAATGCCTTCATCCTGGCCCGCCGCTACGCGACGGGCATGGGACGCTCGGGGGCCACGATGCTGCTGGCCTCGGGCCTTTCCGTGCTGACGGTCAGCGGCCTGTTGCTGATCTTCCAGCGCTGA
- a CDS encoding tellurite resistance TerB family protein, producing the protein MDMPLDATNPVTPTRFTAQEALVGGMVLMSACDRQMSDAELGAMTRLVQELPVFSDFHPGEIETVTEIVLGLLDETEGLDAATAMIAEALPPRLRETAYLLACEVAAADGDATQEELRFLQDFRIGLDIDRLVAGAIERAAKARYQVL; encoded by the coding sequence ATGGACATGCCTCTCGACGCCACGAACCCGGTCACCCCCACGCGCTTCACGGCGCAGGAGGCCCTGGTCGGCGGCATGGTGCTGATGAGCGCCTGTGACCGGCAGATGTCCGACGCGGAGCTGGGCGCCATGACCCGGCTGGTGCAGGAGTTGCCCGTCTTCAGCGACTTCCACCCCGGCGAGATCGAGACGGTGACGGAGATCGTCCTCGGCCTGCTCGACGAGACGGAAGGGCTGGACGCCGCCACCGCCATGATCGCCGAGGCCCTGCCGCCCCGACTGCGCGAGACCGCCTACCTCCTCGCCTGCGAGGTCGCGGCAGCGGATGGCGATGCGACGCAGGAGGAACTGCGCTTCCTGCAGGACTTCCGCATCGGGCTCGACATCGACCGTCTCGTGGCCGGTGCCATCGAGCGCGCGGCGAAGGCTCGCTACCAGGTCCTCTGA
- a CDS encoding usg protein, giving the protein MILREIESLVRVPDWRMTTAELLYHMPDHPGLLQTFVWQKVDRAPGFPELHRFLDFWRREIDGPLHSVRVASAALWRPAEFRYAQGEFSLH; this is encoded by the coding sequence ATGATCCTGCGGGAGATCGAGAGCCTCGTTCGCGTCCCTGACTGGCGGATGACCACCGCCGAATTGCTGTACCACATGCCCGATCATCCGGGCCTGCTGCAGACCTTCGTCTGGCAGAAGGTGGACCGGGCCCCGGGCTTCCCCGAGCTGCACCGCTTCCTCGATTTCTGGCGCCGCGAGATCGACGGCCCCCTGCATTCCGTCCGCGTCGCCTCCGCCGCGCTGTGGCGCCCGGCCGAGTTCCGCTACGCACAGGGCGAGTTCAGCCTGCACTGA
- a CDS encoding cold-shock protein — translation MRRTGTVVWFQPAKGYGFIRPDDGGPDVMVHLSAVEEAGRRTLNKGEEVAFESEQRPKQKGPSVLRLLPDSA, via the coding sequence ATGCGTCGGACCGGCACGGTGGTCTGGTTCCAGCCCGCGAAGGGCTACGGCTTCATCCGCCCCGACGATGGCGGGCCGGACGTGATGGTGCACCTGTCCGCCGTCGAGGAGGCGGGCAGGCGCACCCTGAATAAGGGCGAGGAGGTGGCCTTCGAGTCCGAACAGCGGCCGAAGCAGAAGGGCCCCTCCGTGCTGCGGCTGCTGCCCGACTCGGCATAG
- a CDS encoding YicC/YloC family endoribonuclease — translation MSLTSMTGFARVDGTLPDGSAFAWELRSVNGRGLDVRLRLPGGLEALETPLKEAAQGRLGRGNVNATLTVKREDRPLRLTPDPEALERALRLALEVAARIPGAPAPRAEAVLSLPGVLRTETAEPDETADAARRQAVTAGFAAALDSLVAARRSEGAKLHAILATLLDEIAALRDAAAAEAARQPEAQRQRLTAVLAELLEGERRVPEDRLAAEVALLASRSDVREELDRLGAHVEAARALLREGVPVGRKLEFLTQEFGREANTLGAKSASLALTRLSLDLKAAIERLREQAANVE, via the coding sequence ATGTCACTCACCTCGATGACCGGCTTCGCCCGGGTGGACGGGACGCTTCCGGACGGCTCCGCCTTCGCCTGGGAGCTGCGCAGCGTGAACGGGCGCGGGCTGGACGTACGGTTGCGCCTGCCGGGCGGGCTGGAGGCGCTGGAGACGCCGCTGAAGGAGGCGGCGCAGGGCCGGCTCGGGCGCGGCAACGTCAACGCCACCCTGACCGTGAAGCGCGAGGACCGGCCGCTGCGTCTGACCCCCGACCCGGAGGCGCTGGAGCGCGCGCTGCGCCTGGCGCTGGAGGTGGCGGCGCGCATCCCCGGCGCCCCCGCCCCGCGGGCGGAGGCGGTGCTCTCCTTGCCCGGCGTGCTGCGGACGGAGACGGCCGAGCCGGATGAGACGGCCGATGCCGCGCGCCGGCAGGCGGTGACGGCGGGCTTCGCGGCGGCGCTGGACTCGCTGGTCGCGGCGCGGCGCTCGGAGGGGGCGAAGCTGCACGCCATCCTCGCCACCCTGCTGGACGAGATCGCCGCCCTGCGCGACGCCGCCGCCGCCGAGGCCGCCCGCCAGCCGGAGGCCCAACGCCAGCGCCTGACCGCCGTGCTGGCCGAGCTGCTGGAGGGCGAGCGGCGCGTGCCGGAGGACCGGCTGGCCGCCGAGGTCGCGCTGCTCGCCAGCCGCTCCGACGTGCGGGAGGAGCTGGACCGGCTGGGCGCCCATGTCGAAGCGGCGCGTGCCCTGCTGCGCGAGGGCGTCCCGGTGGGGCGCAAGCTGGAGTTCCTCACCCAGGAATTCGGGCGGGAGGCGAACACGCTGGGGGCCAAGTCCGCCTCGCTGGCGCTGACGCGTCTCTCGCTGGACCTCAAGGCCGCGATCGAGCGGCTGCGCGAGCAGGCGGCGAACGTCGAATGA
- the groES gene encoding co-chaperone GroES, with protein sequence MSFRPLHDRVLVRRVTADEKTAGGIIIPDTAKEKPQEGEVVAVGSGLVNDKGEVRPLDVKAGDRILFGKWSGTEVKLNGEELLIMKESDIMGIVEGTASAKKAA encoded by the coding sequence ATGTCGTTCCGCCCCCTGCATGACCGCGTCCTCGTTCGCCGCGTGACGGCCGACGAGAAGACCGCGGGCGGCATCATCATCCCCGACACCGCCAAGGAGAAGCCCCAGGAGGGCGAGGTCGTGGCCGTCGGCTCCGGCCTGGTCAACGACAAGGGCGAGGTCCGCCCGCTGGACGTGAAGGCGGGCGACCGCATCCTGTTCGGCAAGTGGTCCGGCACCGAGGTGAAGCTGAACGGTGAGGAGCTCCTGATCATGAAGGAGTCCGACATCATGGGCATCGTCGAGGGCACCGCGTCGGCCAAGAAGGCCGCCTGA
- a CDS encoding ATP-dependent DNA helicase, with protein MSATRATAPRLLLPEAPALVAGLRRATLLTPDGELETLPADALAWRLADLPPPMLVHAPATARRLGLPPFPLAFDLLELFAFALPAQLAAPTPRGLALALGLDAPADEESAAILLPEMATLLLRRLAASRHAPANRDAAMLAARLREALDWPWAGSVLAALGQEQAKPGSDPLKVWRRLPDWEDAAPAAPPSSFPVSPAEARTRLAEILGAEAEQRPAQADFASAAALAFAPREAPGAPQVVLAEAGTGTGKTLGYVAPASLWAERNGAPVWISTYTRNLQRQLDQELARLYPDPAERKRHVVIRKGRENYLCLLNYDEAVSGVMPSRLLALALVSRWALHTRDGDMQGGDFPGWIAELFPFGAVANLTDRRGECIHSGCPHWRRCYVEHSIRRAGTARLVVANHALVMVQAALGGGEDGPALRYVFDEGHHLFDAADAAFSAEISGAEMAELRRWLLGAEGGRGRARGLRRRLEEVLSEHPALAPLADAAIQAAGVLPAPGWPNRLHDTDAPRNAGEAFLAAIRLQVLARTAEADPLYDAECDLHPANPGLPEAAAGLENGLAALEAPLRALHDRLTALLEDPEAELEVGDRIRLDTARRNLDRRAVVPLAAWGAMLRRVQGTPPEPGVRPSQVDWLAITRREGREVDAAMHRHHLDPTEPFALAVAAPAHGMLVTSATLRDTGEPDPETAWLAAEARTGASHLPHPAIRAAVPSTFDYAAQTLALVVTDVGREGGQAAAAMEQLFRASGGGALGLFTAVRRLRDAWQRMAPGLEAAGIPLYAQHVDAMDNATLVDVFRAEEDSCLLGTDALRDGVDVPGRSLRLLVFDRVPWPRPTILHRERRLHLSGGRPKHWDDAVARHRLRQAFGRLVRRADDRGVFVLLDARAPSRLLAGLPEGVVPRRVGLAEAVRQVRGFLAERPAPE; from the coding sequence GTGAGTGCCACCCGCGCGACCGCGCCGCGCCTCCTGCTGCCCGAGGCACCGGCCCTGGTGGCGGGACTGCGCCGCGCCACCCTCCTCACCCCGGACGGGGAACTCGAAACCCTCCCGGCCGACGCACTGGCCTGGCGCCTCGCCGACCTGCCGCCGCCGATGCTGGTGCATGCCCCGGCCACGGCACGGCGGCTGGGCCTGCCCCCCTTCCCGCTGGCCTTCGACCTGCTGGAGCTCTTCGCCTTCGCCCTGCCGGCGCAGCTCGCCGCTCCCACGCCGCGCGGGCTCGCCCTCGCGCTCGGGCTGGACGCGCCGGCGGACGAGGAATCCGCCGCCATCCTGCTGCCGGAGATGGCGACGCTGCTCCTGCGCCGCCTCGCCGCCAGCCGGCACGCGCCCGCCAACCGCGACGCCGCCATGCTGGCCGCGCGGCTGCGCGAGGCGCTGGACTGGCCCTGGGCGGGATCGGTGCTGGCGGCGCTGGGGCAGGAGCAGGCGAAGCCCGGCAGCGACCCGCTGAAGGTCTGGCGCCGCCTGCCGGACTGGGAGGACGCGGCGCCGGCCGCCCCTCCTTCCTCCTTCCCCGTCTCGCCCGCCGAGGCGCGCACCCGCCTGGCCGAGATCCTGGGCGCGGAGGCGGAGCAGCGCCCCGCCCAGGCCGACTTCGCCTCCGCCGCCGCGCTGGCCTTCGCCCCACGCGAGGCGCCCGGCGCGCCGCAGGTGGTGCTGGCCGAGGCCGGCACCGGCACGGGCAAGACACTGGGCTATGTCGCGCCCGCCAGCCTCTGGGCGGAGCGCAACGGCGCGCCGGTCTGGATCTCCACCTACACCCGCAACCTGCAACGCCAGCTCGACCAGGAGCTGGCGCGGCTCTATCCCGATCCGGCGGAGCGCAAGCGCCACGTCGTGATCCGCAAGGGGCGCGAGAACTACCTCTGCCTGCTGAACTACGACGAGGCGGTGTCGGGCGTGATGCCGTCGCGCCTGCTCGCACTCGCCCTGGTCTCGCGCTGGGCGCTGCACACGCGCGACGGCGACATGCAGGGCGGCGACTTCCCCGGCTGGATCGCGGAGCTGTTCCCCTTCGGCGCGGTCGCCAACCTCACCGACCGGCGCGGCGAATGCATCCATTCCGGCTGCCCGCACTGGCGCCGCTGCTATGTCGAGCACTCGATCCGCCGTGCCGGCACCGCACGGCTGGTGGTCGCGAACCACGCGCTGGTGATGGTGCAGGCGGCACTGGGCGGCGGCGAGGACGGGCCGGCGCTGCGCTATGTCTTCGACGAGGGGCACCACCTGTTCGACGCGGCCGACGCCGCCTTCTCGGCCGAGATCAGCGGCGCGGAGATGGCGGAGCTGCGCCGCTGGCTGCTGGGCGCCGAGGGCGGCCGCGGCCGGGCGCGCGGGCTGCGGCGGCGGCTGGAGGAGGTGCTCTCCGAGCATCCGGCGCTGGCGCCGCTGGCGGATGCGGCGATCCAGGCGGCGGGGGTATTGCCGGCGCCGGGCTGGCCGAACCGGCTGCACGACACCGACGCGCCGCGCAACGCGGGCGAGGCCTTCCTGGCCGCCATCCGCCTGCAGGTGCTGGCGCGCACGGCGGAGGCCGATCCGCTCTACGACGCCGAATGCGACCTGCACCCGGCCAATCCCGGCCTGCCGGAAGCGGCCGCCGGGCTGGAGAACGGCCTCGCCGCGCTGGAGGCACCGCTGCGTGCCCTGCACGACCGGCTGACCGCGCTGCTGGAGGACCCGGAGGCGGAGCTGGAGGTGGGCGACCGCATCCGCCTGGACACCGCAAGGCGCAACCTCGACCGCCGCGCCGTGGTGCCGCTGGCCGCCTGGGGCGCCATGCTGCGCCGGGTGCAGGGCACCCCGCCCGAGCCGGGGGTGCGGCCGTCCCAGGTGGATTGGCTCGCCATCACCCGGCGCGAGGGGCGGGAGGTGGATGCCGCCATGCACCGCCATCACCTGGACCCGACCGAGCCCTTCGCGCTGGCCGTCGCCGCCCCCGCGCACGGGATGCTGGTGACGTCGGCCACCCTGCGCGACACGGGCGAGCCGGACCCGGAGACCGCCTGGCTCGCGGCCGAGGCCCGCACCGGCGCCAGCCACCTGCCGCATCCCGCCATCCGCGCCGCCGTGCCCTCCACCTTCGACTACGCCGCCCAGACGCTTGCCCTGGTGGTGACCGATGTGGGGCGCGAGGGCGGGCAGGCCGCCGCGGCGATGGAACAGCTCTTCCGCGCCTCCGGCGGCGGGGCGCTGGGGCTGTTCACCGCCGTCCGACGGCTGCGCGACGCCTGGCAGCGCATGGCGCCGGGGCTGGAGGCCGCGGGCATCCCCCTCTACGCCCAGCATGTCGACGCGATGGACAACGCGACGCTGGTGGACGTCTTCCGGGCGGAGGAGGATTCCTGCCTGCTCGGCACCGATGCCCTGCGCGACGGGGTGGACGTGCCCGGCCGCTCCCTGCGCCTGCTGGTCTTCGACCGCGTGCCCTGGCCGCGCCCGACCATCCTGCACCGCGAGCGCCGGCTGCACCTCTCCGGCGGGCGGCCCAAGCACTGGGACGACGCCGTGGCCCGCCACCGGCTGCGCCAGGCCTTCGGCCGGCTGGTGCGGCGCGCGGACGACCGCGGGGTCTTCGTCCTGCTCGACGCCCGTGCGCCGTCGCGGCTCCTCGCCGGGCTGCCCGAGGGGGTGGTGCCGCGCCGGGTCGGGCTGGCCGAGGCGGTGCGCCAGGTGCGCGGCTTCCTGGCGGAGCGGCCGGCGCCGGAGTGA
- the gmk gene encoding guanylate kinase produces the protein MSDPGPEAPIRRLRRGLCLALVAPSGAGKSSVSRAVLAQEPEMTLSISVTTRSPRPGEVDGMHYHFIDDIRFEQLVRDGALLESAGVYGRRYGSPRGPVLEALAAGRDVMFDVDWQGHRQLRDRLPGDVVGIFLLPPNLTELERRLRARGQDSDAEIGKRLAAAREDLSHWFDFGHVLVNEVFEETVSTVRGILAAERNRRERNPWLPRFVDALAAEAPPGPGPGTPVAGRSPAEGPPAGG, from the coding sequence ATGAGCGATCCCGGACCCGAGGCCCCGATCCGCCGCCTGCGCCGCGGGCTGTGCCTGGCGCTGGTGGCGCCGTCGGGGGCGGGCAAGAGCTCCGTCTCCCGCGCCGTGCTGGCGCAGGAGCCGGAGATGACCCTCTCGATCAGCGTCACCACCCGGAGCCCCCGGCCCGGCGAGGTGGACGGCATGCACTACCACTTCATCGACGACATCCGCTTCGAGCAGCTGGTGCGCGACGGCGCCCTGCTGGAGAGCGCGGGCGTCTACGGCCGCCGCTACGGCAGCCCGCGCGGGCCGGTGCTGGAGGCGCTGGCCGCCGGGCGGGACGTGATGTTCGACGTGGACTGGCAGGGCCACCGCCAGTTGCGCGACCGGCTGCCGGGGGATGTGGTGGGCATCTTCCTGCTGCCGCCCAACCTCACCGAGCTGGAGCGGCGTCTCCGCGCCCGTGGCCAGGACAGCGACGCGGAAATCGGCAAGCGCCTGGCCGCGGCGCGCGAGGACCTGTCGCACTGGTTCGACTTCGGCCACGTGCTGGTCAACGAGGTCTTCGAGGAGACGGTGTCCACCGTCCGCGGCATCCTGGCCGCCGAGCGCAACCGCCGGGAACGCAATCCCTGGCTGCCACGCTTCGTCGACGCCCTGGCCGCCGAGGCGCCGCCCGGCCCCGGGCCTGGCACGCCGGTTGCCGGGCGGTCCCCGGCCGAGGGACCGCCCGCCGGGGGCTGA
- a CDS encoding acetyltransferase: MRTVLVGAGGHAAALIEAIRAAGLLEPVGCLDRAAGAGAAAAVLGVLVLGDESRLDSLRAEGVEAVVVALGHGADRMRWLRRARALGYALPVVMHPSAILSPSAAIGAGTVVLPRAVLGARAVVGEGAILNTGCIVEHDGILGDGVHIACGAILSGGVRVGEGTLIGLGAVLRPLVRVGAGATVGAGAAVVEDVPDGTTVGGVPARAL, encoded by the coding sequence ATGCGCACGGTCCTGGTGGGCGCCGGCGGGCACGCGGCGGCGCTGATCGAGGCGATCCGTGCCGCGGGCCTGCTGGAGCCGGTCGGCTGCCTCGATCGCGCGGCCGGGGCCGGCGCCGCGGCGGCGGTGCTGGGCGTGCTGGTGCTGGGCGACGAATCCCGGCTGGACTCCCTGCGCGCGGAGGGGGTGGAGGCGGTGGTGGTGGCGCTGGGCCACGGCGCCGACCGCATGCGCTGGCTGCGCCGGGCGCGGGCGCTGGGCTATGCCCTGCCGGTGGTGATGCACCCCTCGGCGATCCTCTCGCCCAGCGCGGCGATCGGGGCCGGGACGGTGGTGCTGCCGCGCGCGGTGCTGGGCGCCCGGGCGGTGGTGGGAGAGGGGGCGATCCTCAACACGGGCTGCATCGTCGAGCATGACGGCATCCTGGGTGACGGCGTCCACATCGCCTGCGGTGCCATCCTCTCCGGCGGGGTGCGGGTGGGGGAGGGGACGCTGATCGGCCTCGGCGCCGTGCTGCGCCCGCTGGTGCGGGTGGGTGCCGGCGCCACGGTCGGGGCCGGCGCGGCGGTGGTGGAGGACGTGCCGGACGGCACGACGGTGGGCGGCGTGCCGGCGCGGGCGCTGTAG
- a CDS encoding DksA/TraR family C4-type zinc finger protein, whose product MATGWAPDGAVQDQIDDTVTDGVLRARAHLPTGAGRTHCVECDEEIPPARRQALPGVRTCIGCQAALDRRPVQIGFNRRGSKDSQLK is encoded by the coding sequence ATGGCGACCGGCTGGGCCCCGGACGGGGCCGTGCAGGATCAGATCGACGACACCGTCACCGACGGGGTGCTGCGCGCGCGCGCCCATCTGCCGACCGGCGCGGGGCGCACCCATTGCGTGGAGTGCGATGAGGAGATCCCCCCGGCGCGCCGCCAGGCGCTGCCCGGGGTGCGGACCTGCATCGGGTGCCAGGCAGCCCTGGACCGCCGCCCGGTGCAGATCGGCTTCAACCGCCGGGGCAGCAAGGACAGCCAGCTCAAGTAG
- a CDS encoding creatininase family protein, whose product MSIEVEWAKHTAPEIRAVAARPDALAVLPIGSLEQHGPHLPVITDTASAAAAAIRGARLVAGEMPVLVLPGLWTGMSEHHLPFGGTISLDFDGLRGVLRGIVRSLRAIGFARLLVVNGHGGNVDPLAVIARELAHEYGLPVVACTPWFLIRDGIPAIAETKVTPAHACEGETSVMMAVAPELVRADKLEEAVRQAPAPVPAYPGFSRFWSFSERAPVTGTWGDPRPSTAEKGERFLALQAEALAAAMRETALWRRPDPVWSPGRGQGNTAGHAED is encoded by the coding sequence ATGAGCATCGAGGTGGAATGGGCGAAGCACACCGCGCCGGAGATCCGCGCCGTCGCCGCGCGGCCCGATGCGCTGGCCGTGCTGCCGATCGGCTCGCTGGAGCAGCACGGGCCCCATTTGCCCGTCATCACCGACACGGCCAGCGCTGCCGCCGCCGCGATCCGCGGGGCGCGGCTGGTGGCAGGGGAGATGCCGGTGCTGGTGCTGCCCGGCCTCTGGACGGGGATGAGCGAGCACCACCTGCCCTTCGGCGGCACGATCAGCCTGGATTTCGACGGGCTGCGCGGCGTGCTGCGCGGCATCGTCCGCTCGCTGCGCGCCATCGGCTTCGCCCGGCTGCTGGTGGTGAACGGCCATGGTGGCAACGTCGATCCGCTGGCCGTCATCGCGCGCGAGCTGGCGCACGAGTACGGCCTGCCCGTCGTGGCCTGCACCCCCTGGTTCCTGATCCGCGACGGCATCCCCGCCATCGCCGAGACCAAGGTGACGCCCGCCCATGCCTGCGAGGGCGAGACCTCTGTCATGATGGCGGTCGCCCCGGAGCTGGTGCGGGCCGACAAGCTGGAGGAGGCGGTGCGCCAGGCCCCGGCGCCGGTGCCGGCCTATCCCGGCTTCAGCCGCTTCTGGAGCTTCTCCGAACGCGCGCCTGTCACCGGCACCTGGGGCGACCCGCGTCCCTCCACCGCCGAGAAGGGCGAGCGCTTCCTGGCGCTCCAGGCCGAGGCGCTGGCCGCCGCGATGCGTGAGACGGCCCTGTGGCGCCGGCCGGACCCCGTCTGGTCCCCGGGGCGCGGGCAGGGGAACACGGCCGGCCACGCCGAGGACTGA